TGTGCCGGGCCTTCTCTGCAAACATGCACTGCCCCCTCTGAAGCAGGGCGATGTGACCCTGGATATACTCAGCATTGGTGATTTCACTGCAGCCGCTGTAGGGCTCGGCCACAGCAACAAAGCCCCGTACCTGCAACCAGGAGGCAAGAACAAATAACATACTGACTTGACACAGCGCAGAGCTTCCAATTGATCTCACTTGTTCCACACTGAAACCAGGCGCTCattttccatccatcatttacGAAATATTCCTCAAGAGAAAGTTTCCTCTTAAAAACACAAGGCAAAAGTGAGTATCTCCCTGAGTAAAAAAACAAGTGAGAAAACAGCTAAGTGCCCATTTATAACCTGGCAGCTTGGCAAAGCCACAAATCCCACTCACCCCTGTGGAGCTTTTGGACAGGTCTGTGCCAAACTGGGCTGGGCCGGCGGTCAGCACCACCCTGCCAAAGAACGGGTGGGAGACGATCTGAATTGCTCTGGGAGGCAGctgctctttctgctgctggctggacaGCTCCATCATCTCCTGCATGAAACGCACGCCGTCCTCCGCTGCCACTGCACTCACGGCCTGCGTGCAGACATGACAGAGTGGGAGAGGAGAGCCCTTTaagagaacattttcaaaaagaatgggggaaaaaaaatggatttggCAGAAAAGTATATCTAAAAATGATACAAAAACCATGTTCTACTACTGCTTTATCACTCACTTCACATTATAGtggaaaataacttttttttttattccattctaaaaaatgtaaaaaacaaaaaacaaaaaaaaaccacataatTCTATTCAGACTCAAATATCGTCAGAATTGATAGTGTCCATGTGCTCTTaatttgtctttatcttttattGAAAGGGTTATTCGTCCTAATGGAAAATTTCTCAACATCGGTTTTATCCatactttattttttccacaaatgtGTGATGTTTTTTGGGCCAGCTGCAAACTAACGACTGTGTTATTTTACGTTTAAGGTAACTTATTAGCTAAACAAATAGATCTCTGGTTCCGGAGAAAACTGTTCTGAAATTAGAAATATCTAATAAATATCTCACCTTTTCCCAAAACATTTTAATCCTACTGCTTCCCACATGGGGTAAAAAACTAAAATACCCTTGACTTCCACACAATGAGCATAAAGCTCATCAATATATCAATTCAAACCGATTGTTATCATGAGAATATATACATATGAAGGTCTTTTGTTCTAATTCGTTCCAGAAACAGCAATATTTGTGCTTAATTTGATGATAATTTCGCTACCTGAGGGTGTATCCTTGCTGCTGAAATGTTTACCTGTGTGGCGTGCTGCACCAGCTGCACCCTGCCATccttcaggtggatgagactgacTCCCATTCTCCGCAGCAGCTCAAGATGTTCAGGGTTGTTTGCCATGAAGTCCTGAGCCCTCAGGGGAGGGCGGCCCATGCCCGGCTCTCTGTAGGGAGGTTAGGACAGAGGACGGGCTGTCAGCGTTATCAGACGGTAAATAAAAACACCCTCGAGCTTCCTTCTGTACGTTCACAGACCTGTACGGAGCAGGGCGCGGGCAGCTTTTGTCAACAGCACTGCGGATCGGCTCTCTCAGGTTTCGAGGGAAGGCAGGATCAGGAAACAAGAGGCGAGTGTTTGGACATGTCCAATCAAAATTTGAgtcatccagctcctcctccgactGTGAAATGAGGATTATGCATTAAGTTTAACTACGAGCTGGCATGCAGGAATACTGTCATGACTCTGTCGGTGTTTGGGAATGAGCAGAGTGGTGCCAGTCACCGTTCTGTTTGAGGAGATCAGTGAGGAGTGAGGGGTGGTGGAGAGGGACAGGGGGAGCAGGTGGGCCTCAGTGGTGAAGACGTAGTCCTCCACGTCAAACGGAAGATCCTCCGCTTCggcaaacagcaggaacaggtaCTTGAACATCTCAGCGAGGAAGAACGAGTCCATCCTGAGGAAACATTTACATCAAATCTTGAAGCACCGGAGTGGCGAACTGAGAAAGTTTAGCCAATGTCAGTAGTTCTGAAATTGAAATTTAAGTTATTCTGAGAATTTTCTAAACGTTTCTTTTCGCTAGTGAAAACTGGAGCAATGACTTTTGGCAGTTAGTGAGAAATTATCCCGCAAAATAAATCAGATAGGTGTTGAGTCTATAGTCTGACCGGTCTTCATGACTTCCAGTGCGGACGTCCTTCATTGCTGCGAAGCCACAGGGAACGCGAGCGAAGCGATTGAGATTGTCGAGAATGGTACGACCTGCCTCCAGGTAGTAGGGGTCTCCTGTGGCCTGGGAGAACGAGAGAGCAGCATTGAGAGAATAACAGAGGACAACACAGCGACTACAAAGAGGGATTCACAATGAAAGTCCTGCTGACATAACAGATCATGTTCCATCAAGCGTTTTAACACGGACAGATGATTGTGAACAAGTATTAGTGACCTGTATGAAAGAAGCTGCTTCATTACTGCGACCGAGTTGAGgtttaaaacaaactgaaaccaAAACTTGTAAACTgagaattttgaaaaatgtcaaatgtgTTTAATCAACAATTGTCtacaaaatgtttaatttggaTATGAGTTGTGGCAATACAGTTCTAAGTTGGCAGCAAGAAAAATTaacatctgcattttgtcaGGCATCTTGATAAATTACCTTGTAAAGGAAATAGGTGCTCTCAGCAAACTCAGGCCTCAGGGGATGCTGGGCCCAGTGTACCCTGAAATCGGTGGTGAAagcctgaggacagacagagaaagacaaTCAGGTGACTTCTCCCTCCACCCCGACACTGCAACCAGAAAGAACTGTGGTCACAAAGTTATGTACAATTACATGTAATCCGAGTGCTTTCTTGTTTACTCTTGGTTACAAAGGGAAATAACTGCCTTATGAGTTTCATGGCTGCTCAAGACATGTTTTGTTGGAGACTGGAGCATGGTACCAGCTTGCACCAGAGGGCAGAGGTCAGGAGAGAGCAATGCAGAGTGCTGcttggaggaggggaggagagcagtaaaacacaactttatggGTAAAGGCGAAGATGAGTTAAATCCTCCTTAAATctgagtgtgtatgtgcatgcagCTGTGCTTAGGAGCAGGACGCACACTCCGGTAGACGTCTTAGGATGCACTTAGGACTCTGTATGACGAAGCTTCAATAAACTTTCAGAGACAAGCTTTCTTCAATCCTTATTCCAGACAGCATATGTACAAATTGCCAgtaaagaacaaaagaaagcagccaTGTCacaataaatgtgtgttaatttccaaacaaaaaacaaaacaaaaactgcattcaCCTCAGGGaggaagttgtgttttttggtaACTTGGTACAGCATCTCATGAGTCTCAATAGCTGGACGAATGTCTCCCTTCAACACCTGCAACGTGCACAACACACATAAAGTCACTGAGGTCACAAAAACATGCCTGAAGACAGCAAATACTGCATGTGTTTATATGACGCATGTCGACCTGCAGTCCAGGGAAGAAGGCCAGCAGAGAGTCCATCCAGGTgcgagcaggaagcagaggttTATGGATGTGAACGTCCAACAAGAGAGGAGGCTGACTGATGTACTTCATAATAGATGCATAGTGCTGCACagaacatggaaaacaaaacactgagaccaTCGCTATGTTAACAAACAGCCATGACCAGTAAAGATACTGAAGACCTAATTTACTAACAACTCAGGGTGTTTGGCCATAAAGAGTCTCCAAGACTAAAATCCCCCCAAAATAAGAGTTCAGATCAAAATTTCTTTATTATAATCAGCACTTGTATCTCAGTATGTGACTGTATATGATGTTCTGTATTGTATTTCAGCTGTTTCCTTTGTATCAAAtataaaattgatttttttatgttctGAAAGTTACAAGAGTGGATTttaacaaactttttttttaaaagctgttttcattacaaaacgATTCTCATTCACTCAAATAAAATGATCAAGTGACACATTTCAAAATCTTCAAAACAACTGACTTACTTTTTTATATtgtaaaagagaaaacattaaCAATACCATCCGCACAGAAgattaaacagctaaacattTAAAATAGTATAGCTGTTTAACGTGGGAGATGCTTAAAGACAAAAATGCTATTAAGTAAACCTGAGAGGTATTGAACCACCAGTGTGTGCAGGTGTCTGTCTGCTTACAATATTGAAACGTTGCAGAAACAGGTCGTCTCCCAAGAGGATGTAGGCCTTCAGCAGGTATTCATAGTAGGAGTCAATTCCAGCTCCCACTCCACTGTCtggacacaaacaaaacaaatcctcCCTGAATAAAACCGGAGGAAACTGGACGAACGCTCTGTTTGTACTCAGACACCATTCACACAACCAGACAAAAATGAAGACTGCATCTTAACATATAAGAatattacttttgtttttgccctGCGAAtccttcagtcctgcttcaccacCTCGTCACCCCCACGCAGCTGCACCCACCCCAGGTCCACTCTGCCCGTGCTCTCACCTCTTCGGACCCATTCTCCAGAGTGGATATTAATGGTGGTTCCCACCAGATTGCTGTTTCTTTGTCTCTTCTCCCACAAAAAGTCCAGGGCTCTCCGGGCATGGGCCTGTATGTGTGCGCATGTGAAGAAGGGTGCATTATTGATTTAATACAGTAAAAGTCCATCTGCAGTAACTCTGCGCTGTTTGAATGATTGTAGTGACTGACTGGGTTCAGCAGTCCGTCACtgacatgaaatgaaacattccTCAGCTCAAGGAAAGCTgcatatttctgttttaataCTTGCAAAACACATCAATATTTTATAATAAATCAAATATTGAGGGGATTTTgttgtgtgtgggtttttttttttacatacacAAGAGACAGGTTGTGTCTATGCTTCTATTTTTGAAAGTGAGTGGGCATTTTCTTAGAAGAGATTTCAAGTGGCAAACGTACTAGTGTAACTAGCAAAACAAGGCTGGCTGAATCACTACCAGCTGCACGTTATACATCGGaatgatttaattaaaaaaacacactgtgtaACACCTGTTAGGTTGTCTGCtatagaaaaaaaagttgatttttaaTTCAAACCTTTATAACAAGTGCCAAGCAAACTGAATCTCAAACTGATGAAGTCCTTCAATGAAACAAAGGCACTTGAAGGCATCTCATTTTAACATCCATTTCTTGTTCACAGACAAATGACAAATGACAACAAACTGGGACTTTGCAATTAAAACTTTGCACTTTTACAATTGAAAATGTACTGCAGAGGTTTAGCTCCTTCTGAAGGCAGGCGATTGAGCCACAGCAAGTGTCTGTTTGGACCCTGCCGGGAGCAATATGAGAATGAGTACTGAGGCTTATAAGACACAAACCCTTTTAAAATAtcagaaaataaactgttgATCACTATTTTACTGTCCTGTCATTGCTGATAGAACTTGCTCTGCTTTCTTCTCTTACTTCCATGTTTTGagttatttcacactttttttgttcACTACATAATTCCATATGTGTTAATTCATAGCTTTGAAGTCTTCAGAGAGCTCTACAATGTAAATAGTCAAGGTGTGTAAAGGTGTGACCAAACTTTAGGAGTTTACAATCAGATGTTATCAAGAGAAATCACTGAGGGACCCACAACAGTAACCTGTCActagtgggattcaaacctttGAACCACCAAACAAAAGCTACCTTCTTCAACCTCTAAACCACTGCTGTCAAAGCCAAACAATAATATCCTGTCAATGCAATGATCTAAATGTGTGACGGCAACGTGTCACCTCGAAAACAGGGTCCCCAGTGAAACGGCTTAAGGCAGCAAACTCCAGGATGATGGTGCCAGCACAAGCTGTACAGGTGTCCGTTTCTGTTCCTGTTCTCGTCTCAGGGCCCCTGACACCATATTTCAAGTTCAcctaataaaaaaacaaaacaaaaaaaaaatcaaatattgtcAAATTAGATTCACAGCAGACTGAGCGTGGAAACAAGGCAGTCACAGAGTTTACATCTGGAAACAGTAACAGTTGTGAGAGAAGCGGAAAAGGGAATGTCACTATTGTCAACACAGATTATCTTCAATAAAAGTCTCATAAAGGAAAATTATTCTCACAAATTTAAAACACACTTACAAAAGACTGGCAGAAAGCATCCCCCAGTTACAGCATGTAACAATACTATTCTAATTCCTTACCATAAAATCATAACAACATAGACACTTGTATTataaagctgcttcacagtgtgtgtgtgtgtgtgtgtgtgtgtgtgtgtgtgtgtgtgtgtgtgtgtgtgtgtgtgtgtgtgtgtgtgtgtgtgtgtgtgtgtgtgtgtgtgtgtgtgtgtgtgtgtgtgtgtgtgtgtcttacccTGGGATAAGGCAGGCCGCTGCTGGTGTTAAAGGCCGGCAGCAGACGGAGCCCCAGGTCTTTGGCCATGTGGAGGAGCTCATCCTGGTACCACTGCATGTTCTGACCCCCCTCCTTCAACATTACAGCCATGGAGTGGCCTCCCAGCAGACCTCTGAACAAACATGACagccacaataaaaaaaaatatgtttttataataaaaattcacagattcttttattttttgttttggaccAGATCTCTCTACCAATTACGAAAGAAATAAACTTGAATGTGTGACAGGAATTAAGCACAGGGTCACCTTGAGAGAAATATTGTGATGCGTATCTTGTTTTGGCATCCAAAATACCAGGAAGTAAAAGTTTTCCAATAGTGTGATGTGATGGAGCCTCACAGAACTGTTAGTAAGACACATATCAGAGTTTTGGAaacacctgctttttttttttggaagcctattgatttttttttttcatgtcactgGATGTTGGTTCTGTAATT
The window above is part of the Salarias fasciatus chromosome 23, fSalaFa1.1, whole genome shotgun sequence genome. Proteins encoded here:
- the edem3 gene encoding ER degradation-enhancing alpha-mannosidase-like protein 3 isoform X1, which translates into the protein MSCSRTSVAVTMPPVFILMLLGALCSLGQTMSRDEKHKLRNQVIEMFDHAYQNYMDHAYPADELMPLTCRGRVRGLEPSRGDVDDALGKFSLTLIDTLDTLVLLNKTTEFEAAVRRVLSDVRLDNDIVVSVFETNIRVLGGLLGGHSMAVMLKEGGQNMQWYQDELLHMAKDLGLRLLPAFNTSSGLPYPRVNLKYGVRGPETRTGTETDTCTACAGTIILEFAALSRFTGDPVFEAHARRALDFLWEKRQRNSNLVGTTINIHSGEWVRRDSGVGAGIDSYYEYLLKAYILLGDDLFLQRFNIHYASIMKYISQPPLLLDVHIHKPLLPARTWMDSLLAFFPGLQVLKGDIRPAIETHEMLYQVTKKHNFLPEAFTTDFRVHWAQHPLRPEFAESTYFLYKATGDPYYLEAGRTILDNLNRFARVPCGFAAMKDVRTGSHEDRMDSFFLAEMFKYLFLLFAEAEDLPFDVEDYVFTTEAHLLPLSLSTTPHSSLISSNRTSEEELDDSNFDWTCPNTRLLFPDPAFPRNLREPIRSAVDKSCPRPAPYREPGMGRPPLRAQDFMANNPEHLELLRRMGVSLIHLKDGRVQLVQHATQAVSAVAAEDGVRFMQEMMELSSQQQKEQLPPRAIQIVSHPFFGRVVLTAGPAQFGTDLSKSSTGVRGFVAVAEPYSGCSEITNAEYIQGHIALLQRGQCMFAEKARHIQKAGAIGGIVIDDNEGSSSDTAPLFQMAGDGRNTDDVTLPLLFLFHKEGNILLEALKEYREVEVLLSDKARDRAAIFKGKPLPGSLIEGSVDVQEAEEDCTTEATTPVPSEPSGQQPTSKVELEESASEEVSPLQEEVSPASENTSTAEEVGSPKEEVSPVKEEADLAQPTEERDSEKREEPEGDTDSSSQSVDELLADWREDLEAFQQMEKDEL
- the edem3 gene encoding ER degradation-enhancing alpha-mannosidase-like protein 3 isoform X2; this encodes MSCSRTSVAVTMPPVFILMLLGALCSLGQTMSRDEKHKLRNQVIEMFDHAYQNYMDHAYPADELMPLTCRGRVRGLEPSRGDVDDALGKFSLTLIDTLDTLVLLNKTTEFEAAVRRVLSDVRLDNDIVVSVFETNIRVLGGLLGGHSMAVMLKEGGQNMQWYQDELLHMAKDLGLRLLPAFNTSSGLPYPRVNLKYGVRGPETRTGTETDTCTACAGTIILEFAALSRFTGDPVFEAHARRALDFLWEKRQRNSNLVGTTINIHSGEWVRRDSGVGAGIDSYYEYLLKAYILLGDDLFLQRFNIHYASIMKYISQPPLLLDVHIHKPLLPARTWMDSLLAFFPGLQVLKGDIRPAIETHEMLYQVTKKHNFLPEAFTTDFRVHWAQHPLRPEFAESTYFLYKATGDPYYLEAGRTILDNLNRFARVPCGFAAMKDVRTGSHEDRMDSFFLAEMFKYLFLLFAEAEDLPFDVEDYVFTTEAHLLPLSLSTTPHSSLISSNRTSEEELDDSNFDWTCPNTRLLFPDPAFPRNLREPIRSAVDKSCPRPAPYREPGMGRPPLRAQDFMANNPEHLELLRRMGVSLIHLKDGRVQLVQHATQAVSAVAAEDGVRFMQEMMELSSQQQKEQLPPRAIQIVSHPFFGRVVLTAGPAQFGTDLSKSSTGVRGFVAVAEPYSGCSEITNAEYIQGHIALLQRGQCMFAEKARHIQKAGAIGGIVIDDNEGSSSDTAPLFQMAGDGRNTDDVTLPLLFLFHKEGNILLEALKEYREVEVLLSDKARDRGVDVQEAEEDCTTEATTPVPSEPSGQQPTSKVELEESASEEVSPLQEEVSPASENTSTAEEVGSPKEEVSPVKEEADLAQPTEERDSEKREEPEGDTDSSSQSVDELLADWREDLEAFQQMEKDEL